The DNA region ACGGCTTATTCAGTCTCTGAATGGGGCGTCACATCTTGACTCAGTCTCGGCTGCTTGCCAGTATTGAGCTATCGCCATTTTGGCGATAGCTTGCGGGCATGTCTACTAAATACCGATTTCGCGATACGTACCGCATTCAGTTGCGCGAGAAGGATCATCCGCCGCCCCATGTCCACCTGACCGGTGGCGGGCTGGACGGCATGCTCAGCCTTGAAACCGTCGAAGTGATGGTGGGCAAGGCGCCGCCGCTGATTATCAAGGAAGCGCTGGCGTGGGTCAGTGCCCATCAGGTGCAATTGCTGGAGGATTGGAAACGATGTTACCCATGAAACGACCACGGCTGTCGGCCGTGCAGGCGTTGCCGGATCACCGCCTGACGCTAACCTTTATCGACGGTCAGCAACTGAACCTCGATTTGAGTCGGGACCTGCGCGCCTATCCGGGGTTGCAGCCGTTGCTGGAGGTTGGCGCTTTCGATGGGGCAACCCTGGGCGACGATGGCTGGAGCGTTGAGTGGCCCGAACTGGACATCCAGATCGGCGCAGACACTCTTTATCTGGATGCGCTCGCGCAAAACGCATCGGACGAAAACACGCGGATTTTTATCGACTGGCGCGCTCGTACCGGGCTGCCACTCAATCAGGCGGCCGAAGCGTTGGGGGTCAGTGCTCGCAGCATCACGCGCTACAGCAGTGGGCGTGAAGCCGTACCGCGATCGCTGGCACTGGCCTGCCTGGGCTGGGACTTCTTGCAGCAGCAATCGAACCCGGCGCGGGTGGCCGAAGAAACCGGTCGCTACATCGTCACCCGAAAACCTTAGCCCGCATCCGGCTTGGGTCGTTCGTATTGGGCATTGAACGCCTGGATGAAGCCGTTGCGTAAAATCTGCAAAAAAGCCTCGAATGCGCTGATATCTCGGCGATGCACATTGCCGCTCAGTTCCACGCGAGTCGCAAACTGGTTTTTGCCCTGGTTTTTCAGCACCGTTTCGGAGCCGCCGACGATGGCCTCCCAAATGGAGCGGAAAATCCCTTTGTCCTTGTTCTCGACGTCCTGATGCCAATTGAACACGTCGACGTCCTTTAGCAGCGGTTTGATGTAACCCGTTAATTGAGCTTTTTTAGCCTGCGCTTCAATGACCACATCACCGTGACCTGCATTGAAGTCGAACTTGCCATAGGCGGAGGCAAAGTCGTTCATGCGTTTGAGCTCGATGTTTTTGGCCCGCAGGCGGAACTCGAAATCTTCAAAGTTGCTTAAGGGGTCGAAGGTGGCGGTGGTTTCCAGTGGTGCGTGCCCGAGCAGCAGCGCCTTGCCTTCGAAGCGAGCATCGCGCTTGCCTTTGGTGTCGACCACGTTGGTCAGGTTATAGATGCTGGCGTTGACCTGAGTGGCGTTCATGTTCACGGGGGGCTTGGAATTGAAGTTGCGGAAACTGATCTTGCCATCGCTGATCCGCACTTCGTTCAGGGTGATGGGGGCCAGTTTGCTCAACTGCGCACGCCAGTCGGTGCCCTGACCGGTCTGGGAGTTTTGCTTGTTGGCGCCGCCGTCGACGAAGTTCACCTCGGGGTTGAAGAACTTCACCTCGGCCACAACGGCGTGGTCGTACAAGAGCGAGTGCCAGCTGACAGAAAGATCGATCAGCGGCGCGTTGACGAAAGGCACCGGAACCTTGCCCTCGACCTTGACGATTTTCAGTCCGTTGATTTTGTACGCTCCGCGCCACAGGGCCAGGTCCACATCAGTGATCTGGCCACGGTAGTCGCCCATGTCCGCCAGCTTGTCGTTCAGGTAGTCGCGCACCATGTAGGGCAGGGCGATGTGCAGGGCAATCAGCAGCACAACGAGGCCAGCGAGGATCCACAGGGGCCAACTGTATCTGCGTTTCATGATGACAAATCTCTGGCGATGTATAGCCATTGACTGCTGCGGTTACGGGACGTTCGACTGACTGGACGACCAAGGGCAACAGGCATACCTTGGAGAGCTTATTTAACGCTGTATAAGGACCCAGCCATGAGCCGTATCTACGCTGACAACGCTCATTCCATCGGCAATACGCCGCTGGTGCAGATCAACCGTATCGCCCCGCGCGGCGTGACCATCCTGGCCAAGATCGAAGGGCGTAACCCCGGTTACTCGGTCAAGTGCCGGATCGGTGCGAGCATGATCTGGGACGCCGAAAGCACCGGCAAACTCAAGCCTGGAATGACCATCGTCGAACCGACCTCGGGCAATACCGGTATCGGCCTGGCATTCGTTGCTGCGGCCCGCGGTTACAAGCTGATGCTGACCATGCCGGCGTCCATGAGTATCGAGCGACGCAAAGTGCTCAAGGCACTGGGGGCCGAACTGGTACTGACCGAACCGGCCAAGGGCATGAAAGGAGCGATCGAAAAGGCTGCTGAAATTGTCGCCAGCGACCCGGCTGCCTACTTCATGCCGTCGCAGTTTGAGAACCCGGCCAACCCGGGCATCCACGAAAAAACGACCGGTCCGGAAATCTGGAACGACACCGACGGTGCAGTCGACGTACTGGTGGCAGGCGTCGGAACGGGTGGAACCATTACCGGGGTTTCGCGGTATATCAAGAATACCCAGGGCAAACCGATTATCTCGGTGGCGGTGGAGCCAGCGGTGTCGCCAGTCATCACCCAGGCAATGGCCGGTGAAGAAATCAAGCCGAGCCCTCACAAGATCCAGGGTATTGGTGCCGGTTTTGTGCCGAAGAATCTTGATCTGTCGATGGTCGATCGGGTTGAGTTGGTCAGCGATGAAGAATCCAAGGCCATGGCCCTGCGACTGATGCAGGAAGAAGGGATTTTGAGCGGCATTTCCTGCGGGGCCGCCATGGCGGTGGCCGTCCGTCTGGCGGAAACCCCGGAAATGCAGGGCAAGACCATCGTGGTGATCCTGCCGGACTCCGGTGAACGCTACCTGTCGAGCATGCTGTTCAGTGATCTGTTTACCGATCAGGAGAATCAGCAGTAGGAGCTGCCGCAGGCTGCGATCTTTTGATCTTGTTTTTGAACTTGTGTAAGGGGGGGTGACTCAGGTCAGCCCCCGTTCAGGACCTTTATGTTAAGAAGTGCTTTATTGCGCAATGTTTAACACTGAATGTTCAGTTACACGGGTATTTCCCGAGGCCGGTAATGTTTATCATGGCCGGCTGCCACGTTGGGTAAATGGCGTTGCGCAGAGTTGTCTACTATCAAGGAGTTGTTGATGACCTTTTCCCTTGCCGCGAAAGCGTCGCTGTTGCTGCTGTTCCTCGGCAGCACTCTCTATGTGCATTTGCGCGGCAAGGCACGATTGCCGGTCCTGCGTCAGTTCGTCAACCATTCAGCGTTGTTCGCGCCCTATAACGCTTTGATGTACCTGTTCTCCGGTGTGCCGTCCAAACCCTATCTGGACCGCAGCAAGTTCCCGGAACTGGACGTGCTCAAGGACAACTGGGAAGTCATCCGCGACGAAGCGATGCACCTCTTCGACGAGGGCTACATTCGCGCCGCCGAAAGGAACAACGACGCCGGTTTCGGATCGTTCTTCAAAAAAGGCTGGAAGCGTTTCTACCTCAAGTGGTACGACAAACCGCTTCCCTCAGCTGAAGCCTTGTGCCCGAAAACCGTGGCCTTGGTCAGCAGCATTCCCAACGTCAAAGGCGCCATGTTCGCGTTGCTGCCAGGCGGCAGCCACCTCAACCCGCATCGCGATCCGTTCGCCGGTTCCCTGCGTTATCACCTGGGGCTGTCGACGCCGAACTCCGACGATTGCCGGATCTTCGTCGACGGTCAGGTCTATGCCTGGCGTGATGGTGAAGACGTGATGTTCGACGAAACCTATGTGCATTGGGTCAAGAACGAAACCGACAAGACGCGGGTCATCCTGTTTTGCGACATCGAACGACCGTTGAGCAACCGCCTGATGACCCGCATCAACCGCTGGATCAGCGGCCTGCTCGGTCGCGCGACTGCACCGCAGAACCTTGATGATGAACGTGTTGGCGGGATTAACCAGGCTTACGCCTGGAGCAAGAACTCCAGCGACAAGTTCAGTGGCGTGATCAAAAAGTGGAAGCGTCGCAATCCCAAGGCCTACCGCGTGCTGCGACCGGTGTTGGCGGTGGTGGTGCTGACATTGTTGGGGTATTGGTTGTTTGGGTGATTCCGATTCCTGAAGAAAAAAACCGCTCCTTGGGAGTAATGTCAGTCAGTTAAGCAATTTCACCAGCAACGCATACCTTGTAGCAGCTGGCGAAGCCTGCGTTCGGCTCGGGCCGCGATCGGACGCAGCAGTCGTGAAATCAGGCAGTGCGGTGTTTCAGATAAACCTCGCACACAGGTTTTACGACTGCTGCGTCCGATCGCGGCCCGAGCCGAACGCAGCCTCGCAAGCTCGACAGCTGCTACAGCGCCGAACGCAGGCTTCGCCAGCTGCTAAGGATCGCGTTATGGCTTACTGATCGGCATTACTCCTTGGGAGCGTTTTTTTATGCACCTGTTCGTCACTGGGGTTGGTGTAAGACTCTTGCTTATCGGTTCTTCCAGCTTAGTCATTGCAATCCATCTCACACGCTGGTTATAGTCGGCGCTCGATGTTTTCCAACCCAGCTTTCTACCCTTCAAAAAAGATCAGCCCATGCCAGCTTCCCTCATCAACGCGGTAGTCGATTCAGCGGTCAACGCTGGCGTCGTGCCGTGCGGGAATCAGCAGCCTGCGCAGATCAGTCATTACCCTCCACCTGTCAGTAGCACGCCGGTGTGCGCAGTCGTATCACCGCCAGGCGTTGGCTTCTCGGGCTGATCAGCTTTTTTCTGCTGTTTCCATGCCCGTCTAAAAAGTGCCCGCCTGAAAAAACTACTGAATTTCAGCTTCGGCTGAGTTGGCTTTTTTTGCCTGACTACAGGTGGTATTCATGTTTGTCCTTTCGAAAAACACCGCGCTCGCGGCGGCGTCCACGAGCCTGTTCGTTTTGCTGTGGAGCAGCGGGGCGATCTTCTCCAAATGGGGCTTGGCCCACGCGTCACCCTTTGCTTTTCTGTTGATTCGCTTCGCTATCGCAATCTGCGGATTGGTGCTGCTGGTGCCGTTGCTCAAGCTGAAACTGCCCAAGGGCGGCAAGCCGATGGTGTATGCGATGGCCACCGGCGTGGTGTTGCTGGGGGCTTATCAGATTTTCTATCTGCTGGCCCTGGACCTCAAAGTCACACCGGGCGTCATGGCAACGATCATGGGCGTGCAGCCCATTCTTACGGTGGTGATCATGGAGCGTCAGCGATCAGCCAACAGAATGTTTGGTTTGGCACTGGGTTTGGCCGGGTTGATCATGGTGGTGTACCAAGGCATCGGTCTGGCCGGCATGTCGTTCGCCGGAATGCTCTTCGGTTTGCTGGCGCTGGCGAGCATGACGTTCGGCTCGATCATGCAGAAACGCATCACCGAAAATCCCCTCGGCACGCTGCCAGTGCAGTACCTGGCGGGGCTGTTGCTCTGCGGGATCTTCGTACCGTTCCAGCCCTTTCATTTCGAACACAGCACCGGTTTCATCGTGCCAGTGTTGTGGATGGGATTGGTCGTGTCGGTGCTGGCGACCTTGTTGCTGTATCGGCTGATTGCACGGGGCAATCTGGTGAATGTCACCAGTCTGTTTTACCTGGTGCCGGCGGTGACGGCGGTGATGGACTACCTGATTTTCGGCAACCGGCTGGCGGCGTTGAGCATGCTTGGCATGTTGCTGATCATCATCGGTCTGGTGTTCGTATTCCGTAAAAACGCTTGAAACAAAACAAGGCCTGGGGCATGAGTTCCAGGTCTTTTTTATTTGGCCAGCGCATGCTCGGCCCGCACCGAATTCACATTGGCCGCACCACAAAACTACCTGGCAACCACCTCTTTCGACTTCACCACCGTCGTCTTCAACACCAACCACAACGCCGCCGCAATCAACACCCCGCCATAGATATGCGCCATCGACAACGGCTCATCCAGCAACAGCGCTCCCCACAACACCCCGAACGGCGGAATCAGAAAGGTCGTGGTCATCGACTTCACCGGCCCGACCGAGCTGAGCAACCGGAAGTAAATAATGTACGCAAGCGCCGTACACACCAGCCCCAAACCCAGCAATGACAACCAGACACTCCAGCCGCCCCAGCTCTCCGGTGGCTGGCTGATCACGCTGTAACCGAACAGCGGCAACAGAAACAATGTCGCACCCAGCATGCTGCCCACCGCCGATAGACGACTGTCGAGACCACCGGCCTGATCAAGCCAGCGGCGCGCGAGGAACCCGGCGAAACCGTAGCAGGTCGTGGCGAGCAGGCAGGCGAGGGCGCCCATCATCAGTTCCATGTCGAACGCCACCGGACCGGCTCGGGTCAGGATGCCCACGCCCAACAGCCCGAGGAACACGCCGCCAAGTTTGGCGGCGGTGAGTTTTTCATGGAAGAACAGACCTCCGATCAGCACGCCCATCAATGGCGTGGTGGCGTTGAAAATCGCCGAGTAACCGGCCGGCAGCACCTGGGCGGCTACCGAGTACAGGGTCGCCGGAATCCCGGAGTTGATCACTCCAAGCAGCATCACGGTTTTGAGTTTGCCTTTGAAATCCCAGCTGATGCGCATCAGCCCCAGGATCACCAACAGGCCGACCGCGGCAATCGACACGCGGAAAAAGGCAGTGGGGATTGTGCCAATCACCGGGGCAATGATGCGCATGAACAGAAAGCTAGCGCCCCAAATGGCGGCGAGCGACAACAAACGCAGAGTATCGACGGGGTTCACAGCACGTTCCTTCCTTGATTAGCGCGCAAGTGTCGCGCCAGTCAGGACGCAAGGCAATGGTTGCGTTGCGTAACAAAGGGCCACTAAGCTCATGCCCCACGATAAGAATCAGCCGCCGAGGTTTTACCTATGCCGCAGCAATGGCCAGCCGCCGACATCGCCCGAATGATCCTCGATGGCTTTGACGATTATCGCGAGCATTTCCGCCAGATCACCGACGGCGCCCGGGCTCGCTTCGAGCAGGCCAAGTGGCAGGAGACGCAAACGGCGTCGGCCGCGCGGATCAATCTCTACGAAGAAAAAGTCAGCGAAACGGTAGGGCGGCTGCACATCGCTTTCGACGCTGACACGCTGGATGTCAGCTGCTGGCCGCTGGTCAAAAGCGCTTACATCACGCTGATCGACCTGCGCTTCGACGATGAACTGTCCGAAACCTGGTACAACTCGATCTTCTGCGGGCTGTTCAGCCACGACCTGATCAGCGACGGCTGCATGTTCATCCACACCACCCGGCCGAGCCTGCGCCGGGCCCGTGCTGCACAAACCCGCACGTACAAGCCCCAGGGCCAGTTGTCCGGGATGCTCGCGAGCATTTTTGCCGACTACCGCTTCAGCGAGGATTACGCCAACCTGGCGGGCGACCTGAGTCGTCTCGAAGGACAATTGCGCGAGAACCTGCCG from Pseudomonas sp. ACM7 includes:
- a CDS encoding DUF4160 domain-containing protein, which produces MSTKYRFRDTYRIQLREKDHPPPHVHLTGGGLDGMLSLETVEVMVGKAPPLIIKEALAWVSAHQVQLLEDWKRCYP
- a CDS encoding DUF2442 domain-containing protein, yielding MLPMKRPRLSAVQALPDHRLTLTFIDGQQLNLDLSRDLRAYPGLQPLLEVGAFDGATLGDDGWSVEWPELDIQIGADTLYLDALAQNASDENTRIFIDWRARTGLPLNQAAEALGVSARSITRYSSGREAVPRSLALACLGWDFLQQQSNPARVAEETGRYIVTRKP
- a CDS encoding DUF748 domain-containing protein, with protein sequence MKRRYSWPLWILAGLVVLLIALHIALPYMVRDYLNDKLADMGDYRGQITDVDLALWRGAYKINGLKIVKVEGKVPVPFVNAPLIDLSVSWHSLLYDHAVVAEVKFFNPEVNFVDGGANKQNSQTGQGTDWRAQLSKLAPITLNEVRISDGKISFRNFNSKPPVNMNATQVNASIYNLTNVVDTKGKRDARFEGKALLLGHAPLETTATFDPLSNFEDFEFRLRAKNIELKRMNDFASAYGKFDFNAGHGDVVIEAQAKKAQLTGYIKPLLKDVDVFNWHQDVENKDKGIFRSIWEAIVGGSETVLKNQGKNQFATRVELSGNVHRRDISAFEAFLQILRNGFIQAFNAQYERPKPDAG
- the cysK gene encoding cysteine synthase A, producing MSRIYADNAHSIGNTPLVQINRIAPRGVTILAKIEGRNPGYSVKCRIGASMIWDAESTGKLKPGMTIVEPTSGNTGIGLAFVAAARGYKLMLTMPASMSIERRKVLKALGAELVLTEPAKGMKGAIEKAAEIVASDPAAYFMPSQFENPANPGIHEKTTGPEIWNDTDGAVDVLVAGVGTGGTITGVSRYIKNTQGKPIISVAVEPAVSPVITQAMAGEEIKPSPHKIQGIGAGFVPKNLDLSMVDRVELVSDEESKAMALRLMQEEGILSGISCGAAMAVAVRLAETPEMQGKTIVVILPDSGERYLSSMLFSDLFTDQENQQ
- a CDS encoding aspartyl/asparaginyl beta-hydroxylase domain-containing protein encodes the protein MTFSLAAKASLLLLFLGSTLYVHLRGKARLPVLRQFVNHSALFAPYNALMYLFSGVPSKPYLDRSKFPELDVLKDNWEVIRDEAMHLFDEGYIRAAERNNDAGFGSFFKKGWKRFYLKWYDKPLPSAEALCPKTVALVSSIPNVKGAMFALLPGGSHLNPHRDPFAGSLRYHLGLSTPNSDDCRIFVDGQVYAWRDGEDVMFDETYVHWVKNETDKTRVILFCDIERPLSNRLMTRINRWISGLLGRATAPQNLDDERVGGINQAYAWSKNSSDKFSGVIKKWKRRNPKAYRVLRPVLAVVVLTLLGYWLFG
- a CDS encoding DMT family transporter produces the protein MFVLSKNTALAAASTSLFVLLWSSGAIFSKWGLAHASPFAFLLIRFAIAICGLVLLVPLLKLKLPKGGKPMVYAMATGVVLLGAYQIFYLLALDLKVTPGVMATIMGVQPILTVVIMERQRSANRMFGLALGLAGLIMVVYQGIGLAGMSFAGMLFGLLALASMTFGSIMQKRITENPLGTLPVQYLAGLLLCGIFVPFQPFHFEHSTGFIVPVLWMGLVVSVLATLLLYRLIARGNLVNVTSLFYLVPAVTAVMDYLIFGNRLAALSMLGMLLIIIGLVFVFRKNA
- a CDS encoding DMT family transporter — protein: MNPVDTLRLLSLAAIWGASFLFMRIIAPVIGTIPTAFFRVSIAAVGLLVILGLMRISWDFKGKLKTVMLLGVINSGIPATLYSVAAQVLPAGYSAIFNATTPLMGVLIGGLFFHEKLTAAKLGGVFLGLLGVGILTRAGPVAFDMELMMGALACLLATTCYGFAGFLARRWLDQAGGLDSRLSAVGSMLGATLFLLPLFGYSVISQPPESWGGWSVWLSLLGLGLVCTALAYIIYFRLLSSVGPVKSMTTTFLIPPFGVLWGALLLDEPLSMAHIYGGVLIAAALWLVLKTTVVKSKEVVAR